A window from Schistosoma haematobium chromosome 1, whole genome shotgun sequence encodes these proteins:
- the CTDNEP1 gene encoding CTD nuclear envelope phosphatase 1 (EggNog:ENOG410VC15~COG:K) encodes MRTYAVFYKGYLKLLIASLWSMICLIFRRHLKTALKYQSVKYDIVPLSPLSKYRLCTLRRKVMVLDLDETLIHSVHDGIMRPTVRPGTPPDFVLKVFIDHHPVRFSVHKRPHVDFFLNVISQWYELVIYTASLEIYGAGVTELLDNGRHILQRRFYRQHCTYDNGSYSKNLSLITSDMASVFILDNSPGAYRSYPDNAIPIRSWFSDSRDTALLCLLPVLDALRFVSDVRSVLSRNLHRPQSILP; translated from the exons ATGAGAACGTATGCTGTGTTCTACAAGGGATACCTCAAACTCTTGATAGCTAGTTTGTGGAGCATGATTTGCCTGATATTCAGAAGGCACTTAAAAACA GCATTAAAATACCAAAGTGTGAAATATGATATTGTTCCTTTATCTCCCTTATCTAAGTACCGGTTGT GTACATTAAGACGAAAAGTTATGGTACTAGATTTGGATGAGACACTGATTCATTCAGTACACGATGGGATAATGCGGCCAACGGTCAGACCAGGAACACCTCCAGATTTCGTTCTCAAAGTTTTTATTGACCATCATCCTGTTCGCTTCTCCGTTCATAAACGACCGCATGTTGATTTTTTCCTCAATGTG ATAAGCCAGTGGTACGAACTTGTAATATATACAGCTAGTCTTGAAATTTACGGAGCAGGAGTAACTGAGTTGCTCGACAATGGACGCCATATTCTTCAGAGACGATTTTACAGACAG CATTGTACATATGATAATGGCAGCTATTCAAAGAATCTTTCCCTAATTACCTCTGATATGGCTTCTGTATTTATATTAGACAATTCTCCAGGGGCCTATCGATCATATCCTG ATAATGCTATTCCGATTCGGTCGTGGTTTTCCGATTCACGTGATACAGCCCTTCTATGTCTACTACCAGTACTGGATGCTCTTAGGTTTGTGAGCGATGTACGTTCAGTACTAAGTCGTAATTTACACAGGCCCCAATCCATACTACCttaa